Proteins encoded by one window of Haematobia irritans isolate KBUSLIRL chromosome 2, ASM5000362v1, whole genome shotgun sequence:
- the LOC142223752 gene encoding uncharacterized protein LOC142223752: MGDSCEININIKTIVVVDLETNGLPWEQFNTCSITELSIYAFSASCLEDKTKEEIVKTGIDGITSFSQCPPELPRVLHKLTLMINPKRMIHPESERITGLSNDMLCKESSFDENTAKCLLAFLERLEKPLCFVAHNGLNFDYPVIRHVFDKIKMTVPSTIFCVDSLKAFIEMDEKQNEIANLAKTLIELDQKEEDEYLAKNGELDKSIVSDPLEENAAVDWQKINETTPHRAKSAKRKRDCETTPCKNPSKRTNGLNVRRELFSKPFQPQSKYPPKGKYQLGNIYERIFKIPCKNLHRAESDVEILTKLILHYGLDFLAYAEERKITFDQVKVLGKC, translated from the exons ATGGGCGATAGttgtgaaataaatataaatattaaaactattGTCGTTGTTGATTTAGAAACTAATGGCCTCCCTTGGGAACAGTTCAATACTTGTTCAATTACTGAACTCAGTATCTATGCATTTTCTGCATCATGTTTAGAGGATAAGACAAAGGAGGAAATTGTAAAGACCGGAATCGATGGGATTACAAGTTTTTCCCAGTGCCCCCCAGAATTACCGCGAGTTTTGCATAAATTGACATTGATGATTAACCCAAAAAGGATGATCCATCCAGAATCGGAACGAATAACAG GTTTATCTAATGATATGCTCTGTAAGGAATCCTCATTTGATGAAAATACGGCCAAATGTTTGTTAGCTTTTTTAGAACGTCTTGAGAAACCACTTTGTTTCGTTGCTCACAATGGTTTGAATTTTGACTATCCTGTGATACGAcatgtctttgacaaaattaaaatg ACAGTTCCTTCAACAATTTTCTGTGTGGATTCTCTGAAAGCTTTCATCGAAATGGACGAAAAGCAAAATGAAATAGCGAATCTTGCAAAAACCTTGATAGAATTGGATCAAAAGGAAGAAGATGAATATCTAGCAAAGAATGGAGAGCTAGATAAATCCATTGTAAGTGATCCTTTGGAGGAGAATGCTGCAGTTGATTGGCAAAAAATCAATGAAACAACTCCACATCGGGCCAAGTCTGCGAAGAGAAAACGTGATTGCGAAACGACGCCTTGTAAAAATCCAAGTAAACGTACAAACGGTCTGAACGTGCGCAGAGAATTGTTTTCAAAACCATTCCAGCCACAATCAAAATATCCTCCCAAAGGGAAATACCAATTGGGCAATATATACGAACGTATCTTTAAAATACCCTGCAAAAATCTCCATCGTGCCGAATCGGATGTAGAGATATTGACCAAGTTGATTCTCCACTATGGCTTAGATTTCTTAGCTTATGCAGAAGAACGTAAAATTACATTTGACCAAGTAAAAGTATTGGGAAAATGCTAA